The proteins below come from a single Mustela erminea isolate mMusErm1 chromosome 14, mMusErm1.Pri, whole genome shotgun sequence genomic window:
- the UTF1 gene encoding undifferentiated embryonic cell transcription factor 1, which yields MLLRPRRPPPPAPPAPASPASPDPEPRPAGGAPGTPPGRSASPGALAASASPGSPGLPGSPVSPGSAQRTPWSARETELLLGTLLQPAVWRALLLDRRQALPTYRRVSAALARQQVRRTPAQCRRRYKFLKDKLRDAQGQPPGPFDAQIRELMGLLGDNGHRRGGRRRSPGPGRPPRGRRPAPAVPFSPAEPDVPPPPATRGPDADRAWTLRFSPTPPKSADAPRAPGSPTALSTAGPAPGRPEDRAPFRVPGSPPPPVLDPAREDPDSPPSRPEDHAPPQSAPPSLNAALLQTLGHLGDIVAILGPLRDQLLTLNQHVEQLRGSFDQTVSLAVGFILGSAAAERGVLTDPRE from the exons ATGTTGCTCCGGCCGCGgcggccgcccccgcccgcgccccccgcgccggCATCGCCAGCCAGCCCGGACCCCGAGCCGCGGCCGGCCGGGGGCGCGCCGGGAACCCCGCCGGGGCGGTCCGCCTCACCCGGCGCGCTGGCGGCGTCCGCGTCCCCCGGGTCCCCCGGCCTCCCCGGGTCGCCCGTGTCCCCGGGCTCGGCGCAGCGCACGCCCTGGAGCGCCCGCGAGACGGAGCTGCTGCTGGGCACGCTGCTGCAGCCGGCCGTGTGGCGCGCGCTGCTGCTGGACCGCCGCCAGGCGCTGCCCACCTACCGCCGCGTGTCGGCCGCGCTGGCCCGCCAGCAGGTGCGCCGCACGCCCGCGCAGTGCCGCCGCCGCTACAAGTTCCTCAAGGACAAGCTCCGCGACGCGCAGGGCCAGCCGCCCGGGCCCTTCGACGCGCAGATCCGCGAGCTCATGGGGCTGCTGGGCGACAACGGACACCGGCGCGGCGGCCGCCGCCGCTCCCCGGGGCCCGGGCGCCCCCCGCGCGGACGCCGCCCGGCCCCCGCCGTGCCCTTCTCGCCCGCCGAGCCAG ACGTCCCGCCGCCGCCGGCCACGCGCGGCCCCGACGCGGACCGGGCCTGGACGCTCAGGTTCAGCCCGACCCCGCCCAAGTCTGCGGACGCCCCTCGAGCTCCCGGCTCCCCGACGGCGCTCTCCACGGCCGGCCCCGCGCCGGGCCGGCCCGAGGACCGCGCGCCTTTCCGCGTTCCGGGATCCCCGCCGCCGCCGGTCCTGGACCCCGCCCGGGAGGACCCAGACTCGCCGCCCAGCCGCCCCGAGGACCACGCGCCCCCGCAGTCCGCGCCCCCGTCGCTGAACGCAGCCCTTCTGCagaccctggggcacctgggcgacaTCGTGGCCATCCTGGGCCCCCTGCGCGACCAGCTGCTGACCCTGAACCAGCACGTGGAGCAGCTGCGCGGCTCCTTCGACCAGACCGTGTCCCTGGCCGTGGGCTTCATCTTAGGCAGCGCCGCGGCCGAGCGAGGGGTCCTAACGGACCCCCGAGAGTGA
- the VENTX gene encoding homeobox protein VENTX, producing MSGTSHSLPFGGDLIRPACFWFCPPGLPQYTEPEGPVSLGPAAVARGRVGGGAARTREGLRRGRPPSAASTCGLRGGPKPSRFGSVDWLSQSSRVGPSHTSRPAQVSWRSLSAPARVSSSREFPQTGGTEEKPSEVSSRGTPTAGWSREADALPAPRVRTAFSAEQVSTLESAFQRRRYLGPAERRRLARDMRLSEVQIKTWFQNRRMKHKRQLQDSRLSSPFPGALCPPVPLCSPPSALGSGLQLLCPWASPLGPPALTQPPASMWDPRQAGQASLALAWAPDHRLPPTFCLPDPGGQAHTLGPALSGGPWNQCALPQTGDAF from the exons ATGAGCGGCACGTCGCACTCCCTGCCGTTCGGAGGAGACCTGATTCGCCCCGCCTGCTTTTGGTTCTGTCCCCCAGGCCTGCCTCAGTACACAGAGCCGGAGGGTCCTGTGTCCCTTGGCCCTGCCGCTGTGGCGcgagggaggg TCGGGGGCGGGGCTGCCCGGACCCGGGAGGGCCTCCGCCGGGGGCGTCCCCCCTCCGCGGCGAGCACGTGCGGGCTTCGGGG gggccccaagccATCCAGGTTTGGCTCCGTGGACTGGCTTTCCCAGAGCAGCCGTGTGGGGCCGTCACACACCTCCAGGCCTGCTCAAGTCTCTTGGAGAAGCCTCTCTGCTCCAGCGAGGGTATCCAGCAGCAGGGAGTTCCCTCAGACTGGGGGCACGGAGGAGAAGCCCTCAGAAGTGTCTTCACGGGGGACGCCCACGGCTG GCTGGAGCCGGGAGGCAGACGCCCTGCCGGCTCCCCGCGTGCGCACGGCCTTCTCCGCAGAGCAGGTCAGCACCCTGGAGAGCGCCTTCCAGCGCCGCCGCTACCTGGGCCCCGCGGAGCGCCGGAGGCTGGCCCGGGACATGCGGCTCTCGGAGGTCCAG ATAAAAACCTGGTTTCAGAATCGCCGCATGAAACACAAGCGCCAGCTGCaggactcccggctgagcagccCCTTCCCGGGAGCGCTCTGCCCGCCGGTGCCGCTCTGCTCACCCCCCTCTGCCCTCGGCAGTGGCTTGCAGCTTCTGTGCCCTTGGGCATCCCCACTGGGGCCTCCCGCTCTGACACAGCCCCCTGCCTCCATGTGGGACCCCCGCCAAGCGGGTCAAGCCTCCCTGGCCTTGGCATGGGCCCCGGACCACAGGCTGCCTCCAACATTCTGCCTCCCGGACCCTGGGGGCCAGGCGCACACACTGGGTCCAGCCCTGTCCGGGGGACCCTGGAACCAGTGTGCCCTGCCCCAGACCGGGGATGCCTTTTGA